One genomic region from Natrarchaeobius halalkaliphilus encodes:
- a CDS encoding DUF5783 family protein → MADFDPEKFDDKYANYFPELQQAYKNAFNRMNDRYDSKLIHAIDQQVLNESEPFYEGHAERSTGEGNGTEPGDDEGEFRIDLPEDPYDRISGVVVEKNRFEEVLEIYVDEIKAELRRVFGFV, encoded by the coding sequence ATGGCCGATTTCGACCCCGAGAAGTTCGATGACAAGTACGCCAACTACTTTCCCGAACTCCAGCAAGCGTACAAAAACGCCTTCAATCGGATGAACGACCGGTACGACTCGAAACTCATACACGCGATCGATCAGCAGGTGCTCAACGAGAGTGAGCCCTTCTACGAGGGGCACGCCGAACGGAGCACTGGAGAGGGTAACGGAACCGAACCGGGCGACGACGAGGGGGAGTTCCGAATCGATCTTCCGGAGGATCCCTACGACCGGATATCGGGCGTCGTCGTCGAGAAGAACCGCTTCGAAGAGGTCCTCGAGATCTACGTCGACGAGATCAAAGCTGAACTCCGTCGCGTCTTCGGGTTCGTCTGA
- a CDS encoding DUF7344 domain-containing protein, which translates to MSTIVRSESREEKNALFTALGNHRRRYVLYACNQANGRTKLSDVAEQVAAWEYGKPIDEITSTERKRVYTSIQQHHLSKLEDAGLLEVANGNIRITDKAENLDVYLEIVPEKNIPWATYYLGLAAIGAFSVGIAHVGWLPDAVSVSVVAALFASVLAVSAAIHSIESRQMTFSAADVPPEVSR; encoded by the coding sequence ATGAGTACAATCGTCAGATCTGAATCTAGAGAGGAGAAAAACGCGCTTTTTACCGCACTGGGGAATCATCGACGCAGGTACGTGCTGTACGCCTGCAATCAGGCGAACGGGCGAACGAAGCTATCGGACGTGGCCGAACAGGTCGCCGCCTGGGAGTACGGAAAGCCCATCGACGAGATCACGTCGACCGAACGAAAGCGCGTCTACACGTCGATTCAGCAACACCACCTCTCGAAACTCGAGGACGCGGGATTGCTGGAAGTCGCGAACGGAAACATCCGCATCACGGATAAGGCCGAAAATCTCGACGTCTACCTCGAGATCGTGCCGGAAAAGAACATTCCGTGGGCGACGTACTACCTGGGGCTCGCCGCCATCGGTGCGTTCTCGGTCGGGATCGCCCACGTCGGCTGGCTTCCGGACGCAGTCTCCGTATCCGTGGTCGCCGCACTGTTCGCGTCGGTCCTCGCCGTCTCGGCGGCGATCCACAGCATCGAATCCCGACAGATGACGTTCAGCGCGGCGGACGTTCCGCCGGAGGTCAGCCGATGA
- a CDS encoding ketopantoate reductase family protein — translation MEIVVFGAGSLGSLVGGRLARDHEVTLVARAEHTEAIRDSGLHIEGELEATVFPAATTDGRGLAADLAIVTVKSGDTATAADALATGSFDVVLSLQNGMGNEAVLADVLEGSILAGTASYGAVRREPGTVECTGRGEIVLGAREGGSSVLAERVGRAFSVVGLETTVADDMPRRLWGKLAVNAGINPVTALADVENGAVLDPPANDTARAATRETARVARACGVHLPNRVALESMARVADDTAANASSMRQDVRTGRRTEIDAINGYVLDRASERGLEVPTNRTLATLVRTWERARGLR, via the coding sequence ATGGAGATCGTCGTCTTCGGTGCCGGGAGCCTCGGCAGCCTCGTTGGCGGGCGTCTCGCGCGCGACCACGAGGTGACGCTCGTCGCTCGAGCGGAACACACGGAGGCGATTCGCGATTCCGGATTGCACATCGAGGGCGAACTCGAAGCAACCGTCTTCCCGGCGGCGACGACCGACGGCCGGGGACTCGCGGCCGATCTGGCGATCGTCACCGTAAAATCCGGTGATACAGCCACCGCTGCGGACGCGCTCGCGACGGGATCGTTCGACGTCGTTCTCTCGCTCCAGAACGGGATGGGAAACGAAGCAGTGCTCGCAGACGTCCTCGAGGGCTCGATCCTCGCCGGAACGGCGAGTTACGGTGCGGTCCGCCGCGAACCCGGCACTGTCGAGTGCACCGGCCGCGGAGAAATCGTTCTCGGCGCTCGAGAGGGCGGCTCCTCGGTCCTGGCCGAACGCGTCGGACGAGCTTTTTCCGTGGTCGGTCTCGAGACGACCGTCGCGGACGACATGCCGCGTCGGCTGTGGGGAAAACTCGCTGTCAACGCCGGGATCAACCCGGTCACCGCGCTGGCTGACGTCGAGAACGGGGCCGTCCTCGATCCGCCGGCGAACGACACCGCGCGTGCGGCAACCCGCGAGACGGCGCGCGTCGCTCGAGCCTGCGGTGTTCATCTACCCAACCGGGTCGCGCTCGAATCGATGGCGCGCGTCGCGGACGACACCGCCGCAAACGCCTCGTCGATGCGCCAGGATGTCCGTACCGGTCGGCGGACCGAAATCGACGCGATCAACGGCTACGTCCTGGATCGTGCGAGCGAACGGGGACTCGAGGTACCGACGAACCGAACCCTCGCGACGCTCGTTCGGACGTGGGAACGGGCTCGAGGACTGCGATAG
- a CDS encoding DUF7130 family rubredoxin-like protein: MKENRPRLGSGTTVYTETGRPIGRIRGFDEDGFYVTLRDGLEGLSIEHVRSGHEFGEAHLMWRCLECGEMGTLENDFPSSCPSCNTERENLYYWTED, from the coding sequence ATGAAAGAGAACCGTCCACGGCTCGGGTCCGGAACGACGGTGTACACTGAAACCGGGAGGCCGATCGGTCGCATTCGCGGATTCGACGAGGACGGCTTCTACGTGACGCTTCGTGACGGCCTCGAGGGACTGAGCATCGAGCACGTCCGGTCCGGTCACGAGTTCGGTGAGGCACACCTGATGTGGCGCTGTCTCGAGTGCGGCGAGATGGGGACGCTCGAGAACGATTTTCCGTCGTCCTGTCCGTCCTGTAACACCGAACGTGAAAACCTCTACTACTGGACCGAGGACTGA
- a CDS encoding DUF5305 domain-containing protein encodes MAAIDRGVRIRAFVQTWFAVGVVVLLLATLVGGWWAYQVNVVPDVAEEERLVEQWDESTAYDHSASIEQDSVPFEEGEVVSNRPIYYTNLSSGLNGTYTYGYSAEDGDVSVTTETLLLIRAGELEDQRVVETYWEVAEPLESTSADSVGPSDEHAVEFSVNVTDVLETIETVERQVGATEGLVDVRVVSVTDVDGTVEGESHADTYESEMIMVVDPATFRVIETDTITEDHPSFETVQLIAEPSPHEVYGSILLFTAAFVLLVALSFARIGGYTDLSENEQELLRLERDRAQYDDWITTGKFPSEREYEQTVLVDDLEGLTDVAIDTNKRVIEDTQLGVSTVLDDEYIYLYVHPNSPARDWLVNYADTTLEEFEANAF; translated from the coding sequence ATGGCGGCGATCGATCGGGGAGTGCGGATACGAGCGTTCGTACAGACGTGGTTCGCCGTCGGCGTCGTCGTGCTCTTGCTCGCGACGCTGGTTGGCGGATGGTGGGCGTATCAGGTCAACGTCGTCCCAGACGTCGCGGAAGAAGAGCGGCTGGTCGAACAGTGGGACGAATCCACCGCCTACGACCACAGCGCCAGTATCGAACAGGATTCGGTTCCGTTCGAGGAGGGTGAAGTCGTGTCGAACCGACCGATCTACTACACGAACCTCTCGAGCGGGCTCAACGGGACGTACACCTACGGGTATAGCGCCGAGGACGGGGACGTCTCCGTCACGACCGAGACGCTCTTGCTGATCCGTGCGGGCGAACTCGAGGATCAGCGCGTCGTCGAAACGTACTGGGAGGTCGCGGAGCCCCTCGAATCGACCAGTGCCGACTCGGTCGGGCCGAGCGACGAACACGCGGTCGAGTTCAGCGTCAACGTAACCGACGTACTCGAGACGATCGAGACGGTCGAACGGCAAGTCGGTGCGACGGAAGGGCTGGTCGATGTCCGCGTCGTCTCGGTCACAGATGTGGACGGAACCGTCGAGGGCGAGTCACACGCTGACACGTACGAGAGCGAGATGATCATGGTGGTCGATCCCGCGACGTTCAGGGTGATCGAGACGGATACGATCACCGAAGATCACCCCTCGTTCGAGACGGTTCAACTCATCGCAGAGCCGTCGCCACACGAGGTGTACGGTTCGATCCTCCTGTTTACCGCAGCGTTCGTCTTGCTCGTCGCGCTGTCGTTCGCGCGGATCGGCGGATACACCGATCTCTCGGAGAACGAACAGGAGCTGTTACGCCTCGAGCGCGACCGGGCGCAGTACGACGACTGGATCACGACCGGGAAGTTCCCATCGGAGCGCGAGTACGAACAGACGGTCCTCGTCGACGATCTCGAGGGTCTGACGGACGTCGCGATCGATACGAACAAGCGGGTCATCGAGGACACCCAGCTCGGCGTCAGCACCGTGTTGGACGACGAGTACATCTACCTCTACGTCCATCCGAACTCGCCGGCCCGGGACTGGCTGGTGAACTACGCCGACACGACCCTCGAAGAGTTCGAAGCCAATGCGTTCTGA
- a CDS encoding S26 family signal peptidase, translating to MKVSDLGQYTLALLIVLMIVLLLFGQLLGQPFIVFVETGSMEPTLEPNDGFIAIPALFAGEIEEGDVVLFDAQELGGGELTTHRVEEVTDEGYLTKGDANPFIDQDGDEPPVAEGQVRSVAVQMNGNMVVIPGLGASVTSITTTVESVQDRVFSPFGIDPPDIGTFSTGVLVLGLVLYIVSTIRATGDKRARDRSEGSLLQNAVLIIVILTLVVIIPVNFSMLLPSGTYQYEIVSSTDPTSDEQVIGVGESSEVTYFMQNSGHLPVVTILEPASDGVDVPEGYTYVPRVSAENVSVTMHAPEETGVHFRFVREYRYLVVLPPSLIATLHAIHPVVALAAINVTVAAVVVTVSVATIGTNRIRTRSKGRELTIWEQLRRR from the coding sequence ATGAAAGTGAGCGATCTCGGCCAGTACACACTCGCGTTGCTGATCGTCCTGATGATCGTCCTCTTGTTGTTCGGACAGCTGCTGGGACAGCCGTTTATCGTGTTCGTCGAGACGGGAAGCATGGAGCCGACGCTCGAGCCGAACGACGGCTTCATCGCTATTCCGGCGTTGTTCGCGGGCGAGATCGAAGAAGGCGACGTGGTTCTGTTCGACGCACAGGAACTCGGCGGCGGGGAGCTGACCACGCACCGGGTCGAGGAGGTGACGGACGAAGGGTATCTGACGAAAGGAGACGCCAATCCGTTCATCGATCAGGACGGCGACGAGCCACCGGTGGCGGAGGGACAGGTCCGATCGGTCGCCGTTCAGATGAACGGAAACATGGTCGTGATTCCGGGTCTGGGTGCCTCGGTTACATCGATAACGACCACGGTCGAGTCGGTACAGGACCGGGTTTTCTCGCCGTTCGGGATCGATCCGCCCGACATCGGCACGTTTTCGACCGGCGTCCTCGTGCTGGGCCTCGTCCTGTACATCGTCAGTACGATCCGAGCAACCGGCGACAAGCGCGCACGCGATCGCTCCGAGGGGAGTCTGCTCCAGAACGCGGTACTCATCATCGTCATCTTGACGCTGGTGGTGATCATCCCGGTCAACTTCTCGATGTTGCTCCCCTCTGGAACCTACCAGTACGAAATCGTTAGCTCGACGGATCCGACGTCGGACGAGCAGGTGATCGGCGTCGGAGAGTCGAGCGAGGTCACGTACTTCATGCAAAACAGCGGTCACCTGCCCGTCGTCACGATTTTAGAACCGGCCAGCGACGGCGTCGACGTGCCCGAGGGCTACACGTACGTACCGAGGGTCTCGGCAGAGAACGTGTCAGTGACGATGCATGCACCCGAGGAAACCGGAGTTCACTTCCGATTCGTCCGCGAGTATCGGTACCTGGTGGTGTTACCGCCGTCGTTGATCGCGACCCTGCACGCGATACATCCGGTCGTCGCACTCGCCGCGATCAACGTCACGGTCGCGGCCGTCGTCGTTACCGTGTCGGTCGCGACGATCGGCACGAACCGGATTCGAACGCGCTCGAAGGGACGCGAGTTGACGATCTGGGAACAACTTCGACGCCGGTAG
- a CDS encoding DUF7504 family protein, which yields MADYENIDLTILSLDDAASLDRHAYVLETVHGFDVLTASDLETGKELIETSRIDCVLGECTLLARRDFELVRWIREEQPELPVVLFANPDSDPPVDAAVEAGVTRCVTTAAFENAYWPLARHVEQLVSQSRTEDITDPDEGIVIEPIGSDASSRGTNELVVRDRAETNGILRSVATKLSPTVSGRLTRLLDRILGPVYHSRLRTGSSSADGSSTPSEPSDERSGGSTETNDGPPTSDDDTAESDAAFQLARSAIEAAESGEIDVEKSAPTDAGEPEPIESEGTGSTADTESGGELEGRPDDSLPLSSAVPTHTESTEGDTADSTRTAADSIGSTVALSSADRGEIEQLLAHERDETDRDNDDPDRLEQLSKDELLVLLRDHLEEDAADESEDQATDDPESDTDELESDIDDLRDDIGGFEDVTADETASREPDPDPDAADSADAVGQSADSSDPATSPDEPNADSADALFGTPDAYHRPDSLDLEHGTSVLVQCGSHDDRKTACCTDLLGLDDVTDSHVLLIRYTQIDGKRLERIASDAARVKIISIGYSQPIPDPIQGTVENVRINNPNDVTRLGIVVTGTVDEWATSGVADIVVCYDPLDVLLQYKSVQGTFRFLHLFLSKLQTVDAVSHFHVDPSAGDPHEINTLKPLFDRVITIDSVGTSLESE from the coding sequence ATGGCAGACTACGAAAATATCGACCTGACGATACTCTCTCTCGACGACGCTGCTTCCCTCGACCGTCACGCGTACGTCCTCGAGACCGTTCACGGGTTTGACGTTCTTACGGCGAGCGATCTCGAGACCGGAAAGGAACTGATAGAGACCTCTCGGATCGACTGTGTTCTGGGCGAGTGCACGCTGCTCGCACGGCGCGACTTCGAACTCGTCCGCTGGATTCGCGAGGAGCAGCCCGAGCTCCCGGTCGTTCTTTTCGCGAACCCCGATTCCGACCCACCCGTCGACGCGGCCGTCGAAGCCGGCGTAACTCGATGCGTGACCACTGCCGCGTTCGAAAACGCCTACTGGCCGCTGGCTCGCCACGTCGAGCAGCTCGTCTCCCAGTCCCGGACCGAGGACATCACCGATCCAGACGAAGGCATCGTAATCGAACCGATCGGGAGTGACGCGTCGTCTCGAGGAACGAACGAACTCGTGGTCCGGGATCGAGCCGAGACGAACGGGATACTTCGTTCGGTCGCGACGAAGCTGTCCCCGACCGTTTCCGGACGGCTAACTCGGCTGCTCGATCGGATCCTCGGCCCAGTCTATCACAGTCGGCTCCGAACGGGGTCGTCGTCCGCCGACGGATCGTCCACCCCCTCGGAACCCAGCGACGAACGGTCCGGAGGGTCCACGGAGACGAACGATGGCCCCCCGACGTCGGACGACGATACCGCTGAATCGGACGCGGCGTTCCAGCTCGCACGGTCTGCGATCGAAGCCGCAGAGTCCGGGGAAATCGACGTCGAGAAATCAGCGCCGACCGACGCTGGCGAACCCGAACCGATCGAGTCCGAGGGGACCGGATCGACTGCGGACACGGAGTCCGGCGGCGAACTCGAGGGTCGTCCCGACGACTCTCTGCCGCTTTCCTCCGCCGTCCCCACCCACACCGAGTCGACAGAAGGGGACACGGCTGACTCTACCCGGACAGCCGCGGACTCGATCGGTTCTACCGTTGCGCTCTCGAGTGCGGACCGCGGCGAAATCGAACAGCTACTCGCTCACGAACGCGACGAGACGGATCGAGATAACGACGACCCGGACCGTCTGGAACAGCTGTCGAAGGACGAGTTACTCGTCCTGCTCAGAGATCATCTCGAGGAGGATGCCGCCGACGAGTCCGAAGACCAAGCCACGGACGATCCCGAGAGCGATACCGACGAACTCGAGAGCGATATCGACGATCTTCGCGACGATATCGGTGGTTTCGAGGATGTGACTGCGGACGAGACAGCTTCGAGGGAACCGGATCCGGATCCGGATGCCGCGGATTCGGCTGACGCTGTCGGACAGTCGGCCGACTCGTCCGACCCTGCGACATCGCCGGACGAGCCGAACGCTGACTCTGCGGACGCGCTGTTCGGCACTCCGGATGCATACCACAGACCCGATAGCCTCGATCTCGAGCACGGGACGAGCGTCCTGGTCCAGTGTGGCTCTCACGACGACCGCAAGACCGCCTGTTGTACGGACCTCCTCGGACTGGACGACGTGACGGACAGCCACGTCTTGCTCATCAGATACACCCAGATAGACGGGAAACGACTCGAGCGGATCGCCTCGGACGCAGCTCGCGTCAAGATCATCTCGATCGGCTACAGTCAGCCGATCCCCGACCCGATTCAGGGGACCGTCGAAAACGTCAGGATCAACAATCCAAACGACGTCACCCGGCTGGGGATCGTCGTTACGGGGACGGTCGACGAGTGGGCTACTTCCGGCGTGGCTGACATCGTCGTCTGTTACGATCCGCTCGACGTCTTGTTGCAGTACAAAAGCGTCCAGGGAACGTTCCGATTTTTGCACCTCTTTCTCAGCAAGCTCCAGACCGTCGACGCGGTCTCACACTTCCACGTCGATCCCTCCGCCGGCGATCCACACGAGATCAACACGCTCAAGCCGCTGTTCGACCGCGTCATCACGATCGACTCGGTCGGGACCTCCCTCGAGAGCGAGTGA
- a CDS encoding NifU family protein — protein MSTETQNDGDDLEERVTNFLRRNFPQIQMHGGSAAIQEIDRETGEVTIALGGACSGCGISPMTIQAIKSRMVKEIPEIEKVNAHTGMDGGGDMGDTSPSFPGETVDDGEVDEGPEAPF, from the coding sequence ATGAGCACCGAAACCCAGAACGACGGGGACGACCTCGAAGAGCGCGTTACGAACTTCCTCCGTCGAAACTTCCCGCAGATCCAGATGCACGGCGGGAGCGCGGCGATTCAGGAGATCGATCGCGAAACCGGCGAGGTCACGATCGCACTCGGCGGTGCCTGCAGCGGCTGTGGCATCTCACCGATGACGATTCAGGCGATCAAGAGTCGAATGGTCAAAGAGATTCCCGAGATCGAGAAGGTCAACGCCCACACGGGAATGGACGGCGGTGGCGACATGGGCGACACGAGCCCGTCGTTCCCCGGCGAAACCGTCGACGACGGCGAGGTCGACGAAGGACCGGAAGCACCGTTCTAG
- a CDS encoding transposase, which produces MAAQITAGEIIEGLNDKVDLAKAITDAMIPFESLEDPYWGDHPEIYEFEVMLRSFIYGELRGIRYHQDLADFLERNPTIAFTLGFKPDFGPENEYPALNVFQTPKTPHQTTITRCANKRFLAQAERFITDVADRVEAYCRRHTHLVEMHELWSETDDTNPGESEEKLDPDGLTKEQIRRLVNELMRHVCPNISFQRGVSKQIRKNLFLEVIAHCGLTNSSVYGGGDVFDIYLCPEEEELPHGRTFFDHMEGIALEEMLEMFDAAVESMVGGAKDIGLYDRPVDLAIDVTTVKYTGIGKSFSFQTLADPDSDEWSKRERSEAKAAIEEWELEPIVGEDPADIKHANFDNLEKRAAARRVKDCVRWVNGTKDQDEEIAYGFQFAAAAFAEHTCPMIYGVKPINNRTGDELAGHVRQFVERAQDLVVVDTVYMDAAYGRCSEVHNLFHYGHGFRTGDRFDVEYVTKVPERSRGRREVLEERYKIEHRFEDGKTALSIKRNYGFGDQHSGTGNAHTTLVAVKKWSVDTVADKVTDRVVFATNHQGEDPVELMRFINGYRDRWVIENGFKEVKKFLAETRSSSEKPRLFYFLFAVLLFNVWMLIDRVAKKRLGMEFAGEPIIKFEVFVAAVANFMRPVD; this is translated from the coding sequence ATGGCGGCCCAAATCACAGCAGGAGAGATCATCGAGGGCCTCAACGACAAAGTTGACCTCGCCAAGGCCATCACCGACGCGATGATTCCGTTCGAATCGCTCGAGGACCCGTACTGGGGCGATCATCCCGAAATTTACGAATTCGAGGTGATGCTTCGGTCGTTCATCTACGGTGAACTCAGAGGGATCCGTTACCACCAGGACCTCGCGGACTTCCTCGAGCGAAATCCCACGATCGCGTTCACGCTGGGGTTCAAGCCCGACTTCGGGCCGGAAAACGAATACCCAGCGTTGAACGTCTTCCAGACGCCAAAGACACCACACCAGACGACAATCACTCGCTGTGCGAACAAACGGTTTCTCGCACAGGCAGAGCGATTTATCACCGACGTCGCCGACCGAGTCGAAGCCTACTGCCGCCGGCACACCCACCTCGTCGAGATGCACGAGCTGTGGAGTGAGACCGACGACACCAATCCAGGCGAGTCCGAGGAAAAACTCGACCCGGACGGACTCACGAAAGAGCAAATCCGGCGGCTCGTGAACGAGTTGATGCGTCACGTCTGTCCGAATATTAGCTTCCAGCGTGGTGTGAGCAAGCAGATCCGGAAGAACCTCTTTCTTGAAGTCATCGCTCACTGCGGGCTGACGAACTCGAGTGTCTACGGCGGCGGTGACGTCTTCGATATCTACCTCTGCCCGGAAGAAGAGGAACTCCCGCACGGCCGGACGTTCTTCGACCATATGGAGGGAATTGCTCTTGAGGAGATGCTCGAGATGTTCGACGCCGCCGTCGAGAGCATGGTCGGCGGGGCGAAGGATATCGGTCTCTACGACCGGCCGGTTGACCTCGCGATCGACGTGACGACCGTCAAGTACACCGGTATCGGGAAGTCGTTCAGCTTCCAGACGCTGGCCGACCCGGATAGTGACGAGTGGAGCAAGCGGGAACGCTCCGAGGCGAAGGCGGCGATCGAGGAATGGGAACTCGAACCGATCGTCGGCGAAGACCCGGCGGACATCAAGCACGCGAATTTCGATAACCTGGAGAAGCGGGCGGCCGCCCGTCGCGTGAAAGATTGTGTTCGGTGGGTCAACGGCACGAAAGACCAGGACGAGGAGATCGCATACGGCTTCCAGTTCGCTGCTGCTGCCTTCGCGGAGCACACGTGTCCGATGATCTACGGCGTCAAGCCGATCAACAACCGGACCGGTGACGAACTCGCTGGCCACGTCCGGCAGTTCGTCGAGCGCGCTCAGGACCTCGTCGTAGTCGATACCGTGTACATGGACGCCGCCTATGGCCGGTGTTCCGAGGTACACAATCTGTTTCACTACGGTCACGGATTCCGAACCGGCGATCGGTTTGACGTCGAGTACGTCACAAAGGTTCCCGAAAGGAGTCGCGGCAGGCGTGAGGTGCTCGAGGAACGGTACAAGATCGAGCATCGATTCGAGGACGGAAAGACGGCACTGAGCATCAAACGCAACTACGGTTTCGGCGATCAACACAGCGGGACCGGGAACGCACACACGACGCTCGTGGCAGTGAAGAAATGGTCCGTCGACACCGTTGCGGACAAAGTAACCGACCGAGTGGTCTTCGCGACGAACCACCAGGGCGAAGACCCAGTCGAGTTGATGCGATTTATCAACGGCTACCGTGACCGCTGGGTAATCGAGAACGGTTTCAAAGAGGTGAAGAAGTTCTTAGCTGAGACGCGCAGCTCGAGCGAGAAACCACGGCTGTTCTACTTCTTGTTCGCCGTCCTGCTGTTCAACGTCTGGATGCTGATCGATCGAGTTGCGAAGAAGCGTCTCGGCATGGAATTCGCCGGCGAACCGATCATCAAGTTCGAGGTGTTCGTCGCCGCCGTGGCAAACTTCATGCGGCCGGTAGACTAA
- a CDS encoding DHH family phosphoesterase codes for MAGPIPDLEERATLCARRLYSADRVLLASHIDADGLTSAAIAAQAIERAGIPFETVFEKQLDEDAIAALAATEYDTVLFTDFGSGQLDVIGQHEDAGEFTPVIADHHQPADRETKYHLNPLLFGINGASELSGAGTSYVLARALAAVSDDGSDTSQGVATDGGVGANTAAPDDATDARPDNTDLAALAVVGAVGDMQASSGELHGANAKIVEEGVDAGVLETGTDLALYGKQTRPLPKLLEYATDVHIPGISNDERGALRFLDGLDLELKRDGEWRRWSGLTNDEKQTVASALVKRAVTKGVPATKIDQLVGTAYVLAEEPVGTELRDASEFSTLLNATARYDRADVGLGVCLGNRDEALERARKLLRNHRRNLSAGIDLVTREGVTVEDHVQWFHAGDRIRETIVGIVAGMAMGNAGISRSRPILAFAEKGVDGDDEPDLKVSSRGTHSLVRRGLDLSVVMGEASRAVGGDGGGHDVAAGATVPNGAEREFIERADEIVGNQLS; via the coding sequence ATGGCTGGCCCGATTCCCGATCTCGAAGAGCGCGCGACGCTGTGTGCGCGACGGCTGTACTCGGCCGATCGCGTTCTGCTCGCGTCCCACATCGACGCCGACGGGCTGACGAGCGCGGCGATCGCCGCCCAGGCGATCGAGCGCGCGGGGATCCCCTTCGAAACCGTCTTCGAGAAACAGCTCGACGAGGACGCGATCGCCGCACTCGCGGCGACCGAGTACGACACCGTGCTCTTTACCGACTTCGGGAGCGGCCAGCTCGACGTGATCGGTCAGCACGAGGACGCCGGCGAGTTCACGCCCGTTATCGCGGATCACCACCAGCCGGCCGATCGGGAAACGAAGTACCATCTCAACCCGTTGCTGTTCGGGATCAACGGCGCATCCGAGCTGTCCGGAGCAGGGACGAGTTACGTGCTCGCACGCGCACTGGCGGCCGTTTCCGACGACGGTTCGGACACGAGCCAGGGAGTCGCGACCGACGGCGGCGTCGGCGCGAATACCGCGGCTCCGGACGACGCCACGGACGCCCGCCCGGACAACACCGATCTGGCGGCTCTCGCCGTCGTCGGTGCCGTCGGGGATATGCAGGCATCGAGCGGCGAACTTCACGGTGCGAACGCGAAGATCGTCGAGGAAGGCGTCGACGCCGGCGTTCTCGAGACGGGGACCGACCTCGCACTCTACGGGAAACAGACCCGACCACTGCCGAAGCTCCTCGAGTACGCTACCGACGTGCACATTCCCGGCATCTCGAACGACGAACGCGGCGCGTTACGCTTTCTGGACGGACTCGACCTCGAGTTGAAACGGGACGGCGAGTGGCGTCGCTGGTCGGGGCTCACCAACGACGAGAAACAGACCGTCGCCAGCGCACTCGTAAAGCGCGCGGTGACGAAAGGCGTCCCCGCCACGAAGATCGACCAGCTCGTCGGGACCGCCTACGTGCTGGCCGAAGAGCCCGTCGGAACCGAACTCCGCGACGCCAGCGAGTTCTCGACGCTGCTCAACGCCACCGCCCGCTACGATCGAGCCGACGTCGGCCTCGGCGTTTGTCTCGGAAACCGGGACGAGGCCCTCGAGCGCGCCCGGAAACTGCTTCGTAATCACCGACGGAACCTCTCGGCGGGAATCGATCTCGTTACCCGGGAAGGCGTCACCGTCGAAGACCACGTCCAGTGGTTCCACGCCGGCGATCGAATCCGGGAAACGATCGTCGGTATCGTCGCCGGAATGGCGATGGGGAACGCGGGAATCTCGAGGTCCAGGCCGATCCTCGCGTTCGCAGAAAAAGGGGTCGACGGCGACGACGAGCCCGATCTGAAAGTGTCGTCTCGAGGCACGCACAGCCTCGTTCGACGGGGACTCGACCTTTCGGTCGTGATGGGCGAGGCATCCCGGGCGGTCGGCGGCGACGGCGGCGGCCACGACGTCGCCGCGGGCGCAACGGTTCCGAACGGAGCCGAACGCGAGTTCATCGAACGCGCCGACGAGATCGTTGGTAATCAACTCTCCTGA